In one Bradyrhizobium cosmicum genomic region, the following are encoded:
- a CDS encoding type II and III secretion system protein family protein → MNYGDIRTGMRLRGKRTHSFWAGAMLMLGLAAAPDFVSAADAPVGDQAPLQAPDLGVSPVSTIAPTRTRSLSLGVGKSVVIDLPREVKDVLVADPKIANAVIRSSQRAYIIGGQVGQTNVVFFSSDGQQVASYDIAVKRDLNGMRTALRQSLPGVQIEGVGDSVMLTGSVSSPVEAQQAGDVAAKLVGGSEKVVNNIVVRGRDQVMLKVVVGEVRRDIVKQLGVDLSASLNAGTAVVNFNNSNPFSVSGGPIVSSNGLGVAGLAKGVATVSATMRAMESAGVMRTLAEPSLTAISGESATFIAGGEFPIPAGYSCDPVTHVCTTQITYKKFGISLNFTPVVLSEGRISLRVMTEVSELSNTNSITLTQAVSSTSSNSLTIPSIQTRRAETTLEIPSGGSMAMAGLIQQKTKQAVNGLPGIDQVPIIGALFRSQDFVNNETELMVIVTPYVVRAVAQKELSRPDDGFAPASDAQTALLGRMNRLYGVARRVDPIEGTHGDFGFIID, encoded by the coding sequence ATGAACTACGGGGACATTCGGACGGGCATGCGCCTTCGGGGGAAGCGCACGCATTCGTTCTGGGCAGGGGCAATGCTGATGCTGGGGCTGGCCGCAGCTCCCGATTTCGTCAGCGCCGCGGATGCGCCGGTCGGGGACCAGGCCCCGCTGCAGGCACCGGATCTCGGCGTGTCGCCGGTTTCGACCATCGCACCGACGCGCACGCGCTCGCTGTCGCTCGGCGTCGGCAAGTCGGTCGTCATCGACCTGCCGCGCGAGGTCAAGGACGTGCTGGTGGCCGATCCCAAGATCGCCAACGCGGTGATCCGCTCGTCGCAGCGCGCCTATATCATCGGCGGCCAGGTCGGCCAGACCAACGTGGTGTTTTTCTCCTCCGACGGACAGCAGGTCGCGTCCTACGACATCGCCGTGAAGCGTGACCTCAATGGCATGCGCACCGCGCTGCGCCAGTCGCTGCCGGGCGTGCAGATCGAAGGCGTCGGCGACAGCGTGATGCTGACCGGCTCGGTGTCGAGCCCGGTCGAGGCCCAGCAGGCCGGCGACGTCGCCGCCAAGCTCGTCGGCGGCAGCGAGAAGGTCGTCAACAACATCGTCGTGCGCGGCCGCGACCAGGTGATGCTCAAGGTCGTGGTCGGTGAAGTCAGGCGCGACATCGTCAAGCAGCTGGGCGTCGATCTCAGCGCCAGCCTGAATGCCGGCACCGCCGTGGTGAATTTCAACAATTCCAACCCATTCTCGGTCAGCGGCGGTCCGATCGTCAGCAGCAACGGGCTCGGCGTGGCCGGCCTCGCCAAGGGCGTCGCCACCGTCAGCGCCACGATGCGCGCGATGGAAAGCGCCGGCGTCATGCGCACGCTCGCCGAACCGAGCCTGACGGCGATCTCGGGCGAATCCGCCACCTTCATCGCCGGCGGCGAATTCCCGATTCCCGCGGGCTATTCCTGCGATCCGGTCACCCACGTCTGTACCACCCAGATCACCTACAAGAAGTTCGGTATCTCCCTGAACTTCACTCCGGTCGTCCTCAGCGAGGGCCGCATCAGCCTGCGCGTCATGACCGAAGTCTCGGAGCTGTCGAACACCAACTCGATCACGCTGACGCAGGCGGTGTCCTCGACCTCGAGCAACTCGCTCACCATCCCCTCGATCCAGACCCGCCGCGCCGAGACCACGCTGGAAATTCCCTCCGGCGGTTCGATGGCGATGGCCGGCCTGATCCAGCAGAAGACCAAGCAGGCGGTCAACGGCTTGCCCGGCATCGACCAGGTGCCGATCATCGGCGCGCTGTTCCGCAGCCAGGACTTCGTCAACAACGAGACCGAGCTGATGGTCATCGTGACACCCTATGTGGTGCGCGCGGTCGCCCAGAAGGAATTGTCACGGCCCGACGACGGTTTCGCGCCGGCCTCGGATGCGCAGACGGCGCTGCTCGGCCGCATGAACCGCCTCTATGGCGTCGCGCGCCGCGTCGATCCGATCGAGGGCACGCACGGCGATTTCGGCTTCATCATCGACTGA
- the cpaB gene encoding Flp pilus assembly protein CpaB, with the protein MNTARIVVLVIALSAGGVAAYLASGYDNKPAPALPVAEKLPTVEVLIAKNDIQLGQAVKPEDLQWQSWPAATASGAFIRRDNRPEAQTQIAGSIARVPLMQGEPIREQKLVKADGSGFMAAILPTGMRAVSTEISAETGAGGFILPNDRVDIVLTRRLKNPEGANGPTGGNDLILSEVVLTNIRVLAIDQAPKEKDGQNAVLGKTVTLELKLDQVATLSVARQAGTLTLALRSIVDANAIDLSAEDLALKRQGGGVNVIRYGVQARQLTSQK; encoded by the coding sequence ATGAACACCGCACGCATTGTCGTTCTCGTCATCGCGCTGAGCGCCGGCGGCGTCGCTGCGTATCTGGCGAGCGGCTACGACAACAAGCCCGCGCCCGCCCTTCCCGTCGCCGAGAAATTGCCGACGGTCGAAGTCCTGATCGCGAAGAACGACATCCAGCTCGGCCAGGCCGTCAAGCCCGAAGACCTGCAATGGCAGTCCTGGCCGGCGGCAACGGCCAGCGGCGCCTTTATCCGTCGCGACAACAGGCCCGAAGCACAGACACAGATCGCCGGCTCGATTGCGCGCGTCCCCTTGATGCAGGGCGAACCGATCCGCGAGCAGAAGCTGGTGAAGGCCGACGGCTCCGGCTTCATGGCCGCGATCCTGCCGACCGGCATGCGCGCCGTTTCCACCGAAATTTCAGCCGAGACCGGCGCCGGCGGATTCATCCTGCCGAACGACCGGGTCGACATCGTCCTGACGCGGCGCCTGAAGAATCCCGAGGGCGCCAACGGCCCGACCGGCGGCAACGACCTGATCCTGTCCGAGGTTGTCCTGACCAACATCCGCGTGCTCGCGATCGACCAGGCGCCGAAGGAGAAGGACGGCCAGAACGCCGTCCTCGGCAAGACCGTTACGCTCGAGCTCAAGCTCGACCAGGTCGCCACGCTCTCGGTCGCGCGCCAGGCCGGCACACTGACACTCGCGCTGCGCAGCATCGTCGACGCCAACGCAATCGACCTCTCGGCTGAAGACCTGGCGCTCAAGCGTCAGGGCGGCGGCGTGAACGTGATCCGATACGGGGTACAGGCGCGGCAATTGACGTCACAGAAGTGA
- a CDS encoding YifB family Mg chelatase-like AAA ATPase yields the protein MVQRVSTVAFEGIEARAVDVQVQVAPGLPAFAIVGLPDKAVSEARERVRSALIASGLALPARRIIVNLAPADLPKEGSHYDLPIALGLMAAIGAIPPDALTGFTVLGELGLDGSIAPVAGVLPAAIGANVREEGLICPAACGSEAAWASPDIQIIAAQSLIQIANHFKGTQVLSRPVPKVHEAAASTLDLRDIKGQESAKRALEIAAAGGHHLLMIGAPGAGKSMLAARLPSILPPLSPAELLEVSMIASVAGEIEGGALTARRPFRSPHHSASMAALTGGGMRAKPGEISLAHQGVLFLDELPEFDPRVLDSLRQPLENGEVSVSRANHRVTYPARFMLVAAMNPCRCGNAFEPGYSCKRGRIDRCTSDYQARISGPLMDRIDLRIEVPAVTAADLILPPPAEGSAEVAARVAAARDIQLARYADAGLPHVRTNAEAPSSVLEEIAKPDAQGQKLLRDAAETMRLSARGYHRVLRVARTLADLDGTEKIGRLHLAEALSYRALAEDVRQMA from the coding sequence ATGGTTCAGCGGGTTTCTACCGTCGCCTTTGAGGGGATCGAGGCCCGCGCGGTCGACGTGCAGGTGCAGGTCGCACCCGGTTTGCCCGCCTTCGCGATCGTCGGCCTGCCGGACAAGGCGGTGTCGGAAGCGCGCGAGCGGGTCCGCTCGGCGCTGATCGCCTCAGGGCTGGCGCTGCCGGCGCGGCGGATCATCGTCAATCTCGCGCCGGCCGACCTGCCCAAGGAGGGCAGCCATTACGACCTCCCGATCGCGCTGGGGCTGATGGCCGCGATCGGCGCGATTCCGCCGGATGCGCTGACGGGCTTCACGGTGCTCGGCGAGCTCGGGCTGGACGGTTCGATCGCGCCCGTCGCCGGGGTTCTGCCAGCCGCAATCGGCGCCAATGTGCGCGAGGAAGGCTTGATCTGCCCGGCCGCGTGCGGTTCGGAGGCGGCATGGGCGAGCCCGGACATCCAGATCATCGCTGCACAGTCGCTGATCCAGATCGCCAACCACTTCAAAGGCACGCAGGTGCTGTCGCGGCCGGTGCCGAAGGTGCACGAGGCGGCAGCCTCGACGCTCGACCTGCGCGACATCAAGGGCCAGGAGAGCGCCAAGCGCGCGCTGGAGATCGCAGCCGCCGGCGGACATCACCTGTTGATGATCGGCGCGCCCGGTGCCGGCAAGTCGATGCTGGCGGCGCGGCTGCCTTCGATCCTGCCGCCGCTGTCGCCGGCCGAATTGCTGGAGGTCTCGATGATCGCCTCCGTCGCCGGCGAGATCGAGGGCGGCGCGCTGACGGCGCGACGGCCGTTCCGCTCGCCGCATCATTCCGCCAGCATGGCCGCGCTCACCGGCGGCGGCATGCGCGCCAAGCCCGGCGAGATCTCGCTCGCGCATCAGGGCGTGCTGTTCCTCGACGAGCTGCCGGAGTTCGATCCCCGCGTGCTGGACTCGCTGCGCCAGCCGCTGGAGAACGGCGAGGTCTCGGTGTCCCGCGCCAATCATCGCGTGACCTATCCGGCGCGGTTCATGCTGGTTGCGGCCATGAACCCCTGCCGCTGCGGCAATGCGTTCGAACCCGGCTATAGCTGCAAGCGCGGCCGCATCGACCGCTGCACCAGCGATTATCAGGCCCGCATCTCCGGCCCGCTGATGGATCGAATCGACCTGCGCATCGAGGTTCCCGCGGTGACCGCGGCCGATCTGATCCTGCCGCCGCCGGCGGAAGGCTCGGCCGAAGTCGCCGCGCGCGTGGCGGCGGCGCGCGACATCCAGCTCGCTCGTTACGCCGATGCCGGCCTGCCCCATGTCCGTACCAATGCCGAAGCACCGAGCTCGGTGCTGGAGGAGATCGCCAAGCCGGATGCGCAGGGCCAGAAGCTGCTGCGCGACGCCGCCGAGACGATGCGGCTGTCGGCGCGTGGCTATCACCGCGTGCTGCGGGTGGCGCGCACGCTCGCGGACCTCGACGGCACCGAGAAGATCGGCCGGCTGCATCTGGCCGAAGCGCTGTCCTACCGCGCACTCGCGGAAGATGTGCGGCAGATGGCGTGA
- the rsmI gene encoding 16S rRNA (cytidine(1402)-2'-O)-methyltransferase → MRAKPAPINTPEATDAAPRGFSIDAHRLTAPKAAPGLHLVATPIGNLGDITLRALQTLAGVEIIACEDTRITRRLTERYDISAQLKQYHEHNAEAARPRILEALARGGSVALVSDAGTPLISDPGFKLVREVCAAGHAVYALPGPSSVLAALSVAALPTDRFFFEGFLPAKSAARRSRLAELARIDATLVMFDSGNRVQDTLAELAEIMGTREAAICRELTKLHEQISRATLNELARDADTLETRGEFVLVIAPPAADADRLTSAALDDLLRAQLAAHSVKDAVAHAVALSGRPRREVYARALELAKDLRGDDGQD, encoded by the coding sequence ATGCGCGCAAAGCCGGCCCCGATAAATACACCTGAAGCTACGGACGCCGCCCCGCGCGGTTTCTCGATCGACGCCCATCGGCTGACCGCGCCGAAGGCGGCGCCGGGCCTGCATCTGGTCGCGACACCCATCGGCAATCTCGGCGACATCACGCTGCGGGCGCTTCAGACGCTCGCCGGCGTCGAAATCATCGCCTGCGAGGACACCCGCATCACGCGGCGCCTGACCGAGCGCTACGACATCTCGGCGCAGCTCAAGCAGTATCACGAGCACAATGCGGAAGCCGCGCGCCCCAGGATCCTGGAGGCGCTGGCGCGGGGCGGCTCGGTCGCACTGGTGTCCGACGCCGGTACGCCGCTGATCTCCGATCCCGGCTTCAAGCTGGTGCGCGAGGTCTGCGCCGCCGGCCATGCGGTCTATGCGCTGCCCGGCCCGTCCTCGGTGCTGGCGGCGTTGTCGGTCGCGGCATTGCCGACCGACCGCTTCTTCTTCGAGGGTTTTTTGCCGGCGAAATCGGCCGCGCGAAGGTCGCGTCTTGCCGAGCTTGCCCGCATCGATGCCACGCTGGTCATGTTCGACTCCGGCAACCGCGTGCAGGATACGCTGGCCGAGCTCGCCGAGATCATGGGCACCCGCGAAGCTGCGATCTGCCGCGAGCTGACCAAGCTGCACGAGCAGATTTCGCGCGCGACGCTGAACGAGCTTGCGCGCGACGCCGATACGCTGGAGACACGCGGCGAATTCGTGCTAGTGATCGCTCCGCCAGCGGCCGATGCCGATAGGCTGACGTCGGCTGCGCTGGACGATCTGCTGCGCGCGCAGCTTGCCGCGCATAGCGTCAAGGACGCCGTGGCGCATGCCGTCGCGCTGTCGGGACGGCCGCGCCGCGAGGTCTATGCCCGTGCGCTCGAGCTCGCAAAGGATTTGCGGGGCGATGATGGCCAAGACTGA
- a CDS encoding YraN family protein: MMAKTDEAKTDRAKTDGVKVEGARPPKVASPARVAAFRTGISAESRAAAYLMAKGYRILAKRYRTPHGEIDIVARRRNLIAFVEVKARATLDDAAFAVTPRQQQRIIDAAQGWLVAHPEHAELELRFDAMLIAPRSLPRHVLAAFDASS; the protein is encoded by the coding sequence ATGATGGCCAAGACTGACGAGGCCAAGACTGACCGGGCTAAGACCGACGGGGTCAAGGTTGAGGGGGCAAGGCCGCCGAAAGTCGCCTCGCCCGCACGCGTCGCCGCGTTCCGCACCGGCATCTCCGCGGAAAGTCGCGCTGCGGCCTACCTGATGGCCAAGGGCTATCGCATCCTCGCCAAGCGCTACCGCACACCGCATGGCGAGATCGACATCGTGGCGCGCCGCCGCAATCTGATCGCCTTCGTCGAGGTCAAGGCCCGTGCGACGCTGGATGATGCCGCCTTCGCCGTGACACCGCGCCAGCAGCAGCGCATCATCGACGCCGCGCAAGGCTGGCTCGTCGCGCATCCCGAGCATGCCGAATTGGAGTTGCGATTCGACGCCATGCTGATTGCGCCGCGGTCGCTTCCGCGCCATGTGTTGGCGGCATTCGACGCCTCGAGCTGA
- a CDS encoding CpaD family pilus assembly protein, protein MTTTSADRRRNLRIALALTGLSVMLGACNTTGEIVTQTVPTDYRQRHPIAVQEGKKSIVIFVGKARGGLSAAQRADVAGIARDWVREGTGSVVVDVPVDTANSRAAAATYQDIRSVLASGGVPSRAIVQHPYRPEDPGLLPTIRLSYSKIAAVAGPCGLWPEDMGPNILDPGYDENRPYFNLGCATQRNLAAMIDNPADLEQPRAETPAYTARRDIAFDRYRKGSTTTTAYPEADRAKLSDTGK, encoded by the coding sequence ATGACGACAACATCAGCCGATCGACGCCGCAATCTGCGGATCGCGCTCGCACTGACGGGGCTCTCCGTCATGCTGGGCGCCTGCAACACCACCGGCGAGATCGTCACCCAGACGGTGCCGACCGATTATCGCCAGCGCCACCCGATCGCGGTGCAGGAGGGCAAGAAGTCGATCGTGATCTTCGTCGGCAAGGCGCGAGGTGGCCTTTCCGCCGCGCAGCGCGCCGACGTCGCGGGCATCGCCCGGGACTGGGTGCGCGAAGGCACCGGCTCCGTCGTCGTCGACGTGCCGGTCGACACCGCGAATTCACGCGCCGCGGCGGCGACCTATCAAGACATCCGGTCGGTGCTCGCATCCGGCGGCGTGCCGTCGCGCGCCATCGTCCAGCATCCCTACCGCCCTGAAGATCCCGGCCTGCTGCCGACCATCCGCCTGAGCTATTCGAAGATCGCCGCGGTCGCCGGTCCCTGCGGGCTGTGGCCGGAAGACATGGGTCCGAACATCCTCGACCCCGGCTATGACGAGAACCGGCCCTACTTCAATCTCGGCTGCGCCACCCAGCGCAATCTCGCAGCCATGATCGACAACCCGGCCGACCTCGAGCAGCCGCGAGCCGAGACGCCCGCCTACACCGCGCGGCGCGACATCGCCTTCGACCGCTACCGCAAGGGCTCGACCACCACGACCGCCTATCCCGAGGCCGACAGGGCCAAACTCAGCGACACCGGAAAATGA
- a CDS encoding tetratricopeptide repeat protein, whose product MSKRSPLASPPARFLLPGLLVLALGGCQTTGIEDITGALGGKSETAGKADPKPDIKPDMDALRERYRAKPGDPNVALEYGTALRTTGQSAQAVAVMEQAVLNNSSNKALLAGYGRALADSGNFQQAFDVLGRAHTPEDPDWRILSAQGAVLDQLGRNEEAQQYYATALKIVPDEPQVLSNLGLSYMLQNNLPRAEETLRRAYGRNANDSRVRANLALVVGLQGKQAEAEAIVKGDLPPDQAAAKVTALRQLLAKKQQRADK is encoded by the coding sequence ATGTCCAAGCGTTCGCCCCTTGCCTCTCCCCCGGCGAGATTCCTGCTTCCTGGCCTCCTTGTGCTAGCCCTCGGTGGCTGCCAGACCACAGGTATCGAGGACATCACCGGCGCGCTCGGCGGCAAATCGGAAACGGCTGGCAAGGCCGACCCCAAGCCGGACATCAAGCCGGACATGGACGCGCTGCGCGAGCGCTATCGCGCCAAGCCTGGTGATCCCAACGTCGCCCTCGAATACGGCACGGCTCTGCGCACAACGGGCCAGAGCGCCCAGGCCGTCGCGGTGATGGAGCAGGCCGTGCTCAATAATTCGAGCAACAAGGCGCTGCTTGCCGGCTACGGCCGCGCGCTCGCCGACAGCGGCAATTTCCAGCAGGCGTTCGACGTGCTCGGCCGTGCGCATACGCCGGAAGATCCCGACTGGCGCATCCTGTCGGCGCAAGGCGCGGTGCTCGACCAGCTCGGCCGCAACGAAGAGGCGCAGCAATATTATGCGACCGCGCTGAAGATCGTGCCGGACGAGCCGCAGGTCCTGTCCAATCTCGGCCTGTCCTACATGCTGCAAAACAATCTGCCGCGGGCCGAGGAAACGCTGCGTCGCGCGTATGGACGCAACGCGAACGATTCCCGCGTGCGCGCCAATCTGGCGCTGGTGGTGGGCCTGCAAGGCAAGCAGGCCGAGGCCGAGGCCATCGTGAAAGGCGATCTGCCACCGGATCAGGCCGCGGCAAAGGTCACGGCGCTGCGGCAATTGCTGGCGAAGAAGCAGCAGCGGGCGGACAAGTAA
- a CDS encoding PilZ domain-containing protein yields MLANRRRSERRVCTRLAKIHFGAGSLPRDCTITDISDGGVKVVAEFLEVPPQFTIIFAPDYSRQCRLRWRIGCEFGAEFTD; encoded by the coding sequence ATGCTTGCAAATCGCCGCAGAAGCGAACGACGGGTGTGCACGCGGCTCGCCAAGATTCATTTTGGCGCGGGCTCGCTGCCGCGGGACTGCACGATCACGGATATTTCGGACGGGGGCGTGAAAGTGGTGGCGGAATTCCTGGAGGTGCCGCCGCAGTTCACGATCATCTTCGCGCCGGATTATTCCCGCCAATGCCGCCTGCGCTGGCGCATCGGTTGCGAATTCGGTGCCGAATTCACTGACTAA
- a CDS encoding AAA family ATPase, which translates to MTGILDDEDADDPRHPEEHIAPVPRISVQAFCETEQTLAAVTAAGLDRRLAKAHLTAKGGGLAAAIDVYDTMPTPNVIVIESDGTRDILEGLDDLAGVCDPGTRVVVIGNPNDTAPYRELVRRGVNDYVVGPVETLDVVRSICSLFSASEAIITGRVIAVVGAKGGVGASTVAHNLAWTIARDLALDSVVIDLDLAFGTAGLDYNQDPAQGIANAVLSQDRPDTALMERLLAKCTERLSLLAAPATLDRVYDFGAEAFDAIFDTLRMTTPCIVLDVPHQWSGWTRRALVNADDIVIVAEPDLANLRNTKNMLSVLKAARPNDRPPLYCINQVGMHKRAEIDVKSFAKTMESQPMAVIPFDSKLFSTAANNGQMIAEVSKSHRTTLLFQNMANRLAGRGEVKKPKSSLFGPLLKKLKGRTGRGSAPHRKAS; encoded by the coding sequence ATGACAGGCATTCTCGACGACGAAGACGCGGACGATCCGCGCCACCCCGAGGAACACATTGCGCCGGTTCCCCGCATTTCCGTGCAGGCGTTTTGCGAGACCGAACAGACGCTCGCCGCCGTGACCGCGGCCGGGCTGGATCGCCGTCTCGCCAAGGCGCATCTCACCGCCAAGGGCGGCGGCCTCGCCGCGGCCATCGACGTCTATGACACGATGCCGACGCCGAACGTCATCGTGATCGAATCCGACGGCACGCGCGACATTCTCGAAGGCCTCGACGATCTCGCCGGCGTCTGCGATCCCGGCACCCGCGTGGTCGTGATCGGCAATCCCAACGACACTGCGCCCTATCGCGAGCTGGTGCGCCGCGGCGTCAACGACTACGTGGTCGGGCCGGTCGAAACCCTCGACGTCGTCCGTTCGATCTGCAGCCTGTTCTCGGCCTCCGAGGCCATCATCACCGGCCGCGTCATCGCGGTGGTCGGCGCCAAGGGCGGCGTCGGCGCATCCACCGTCGCGCACAATTTGGCCTGGACCATCGCACGCGACCTCGCGCTCGATTCCGTCGTGATCGATCTCGACCTCGCCTTCGGCACCGCGGGCCTCGACTACAACCAGGACCCGGCGCAGGGCATCGCCAATGCGGTGCTGTCGCAGGATCGCCCCGATACGGCGCTGATGGAACGCCTGCTCGCCAAATGCACCGAGCGCCTCAGCTTGCTCGCTGCGCCTGCCACTCTGGACCGCGTCTACGATTTCGGCGCCGAAGCCTTCGATGCGATCTTCGACACGCTACGCATGACCACGCCCTGCATCGTGCTCGACGTTCCGCACCAATGGTCGGGCTGGACGCGCCGCGCGCTGGTCAACGCCGACGATATCGTCATCGTTGCCGAGCCTGATCTCGCCAACTTGCGCAACACCAAGAACATGCTGAGCGTGCTGAAGGCGGCGCGGCCGAACGACCGGCCGCCGCTGTATTGCATCAACCAGGTCGGCATGCACAAGCGCGCGGAGATCGACGTCAAGTCGTTCGCCAAGACCATGGAAAGCCAGCCGATGGCGGTGATCCCGTTCGATTCGAAGCTGTTCTCGACTGCAGCCAACAACGGCCAGATGATCGCGGAGGTCTCCAAGAGCCACCGCACCACGCTGCTGTTTCAGAACATGGCGAACCGCCTCGCCGGTCGCGGCGAGGTCAAGAAGCCGAAGAGCTCGCTGTTCGGACCGCTGCTGAAGAAGCTGAAGGGCAGGACGGGCCGCGGCTCGGCCCCGCATCGCAAGGCGTCCTGA
- the gshB gene encoding glutathione synthase — protein MKLNVAVQMDPIARINIKGDSTFALLLEAQKRGHGLSYYTPDQLSMVGEEIVAPVQLLTVRDEPGNHFTLGEPRREALNGFDVVLLRQDPPFDLAYITSTHLLERIHPKTLVVNDPASVRNAPEKLFVMNFPQLMPPTLISRDLDEINAFRDKHGAVVMKPLHGHGGAAVFRVMPQDMNFGSLFDMFSVTFREPWVIQQFIPEVKHGDKRIILVNGEFAGAVNRVPAADDLRSNMVRGGAAQETELTPREREICATVGPALRERGLLFVGIDVINGSLTEINVTSPTGIRAIARLGGPDVAAKVWDVIEQKRKK, from the coding sequence ATGAAACTGAACGTCGCCGTCCAGATGGACCCCATCGCCCGCATCAACATCAAGGGCGATTCCACCTTCGCGCTGCTGCTGGAAGCACAGAAGCGCGGCCACGGCCTGTCCTATTACACGCCCGACCAGCTCTCGATGGTCGGCGAGGAAATCGTCGCCCCCGTCCAGCTCCTGACGGTGCGCGACGAGCCCGGCAACCACTTCACGCTCGGCGAGCCCAGGCGCGAGGCGCTGAACGGCTTTGACGTGGTGCTGCTGCGCCAGGATCCGCCGTTCGACCTTGCCTACATCACCTCGACGCATCTGCTCGAACGCATCCATCCGAAGACGCTGGTCGTCAATGATCCCGCCTCGGTGCGCAACGCGCCGGAAAAGCTGTTCGTGATGAACTTTCCGCAGCTGATGCCGCCGACCCTGATCTCGCGCGACCTCGACGAAATCAACGCGTTCAGGGACAAGCACGGCGCCGTCGTGATGAAGCCGCTGCACGGTCATGGCGGCGCGGCGGTGTTCCGCGTGATGCCGCAGGACATGAATTTCGGCTCGCTGTTCGACATGTTCTCGGTGACGTTCAGGGAGCCCTGGGTGATCCAGCAGTTCATCCCCGAGGTGAAGCACGGCGACAAGCGCATCATCCTGGTCAACGGCGAGTTCGCCGGTGCGGTGAACCGCGTGCCCGCCGCCGACGACCTCCGCTCCAACATGGTGCGCGGTGGCGCCGCGCAGGAGACCGAGCTCACGCCCCGCGAGCGCGAGATCTGCGCCACCGTCGGCCCGGCGCTGCGCGAGCGCGGCCTGCTGTTCGTCGGCATCGACGTCATCAACGGCAGCCTCACCGAGATCAACGTGACCTCGCCGACGGGCATCCGCGCGATCGCGCGACTCGGCGGGCCCGATGTTGCGGCAAAGGTCTGGGACGTGATCGAGCAGAAGCGGAAGAAGTAA